One Pagrus major chromosome 15, Pma_NU_1.0 DNA window includes the following coding sequences:
- the tspan14 gene encoding tetraspanin-14: MYYYRYESAEVSCCYKYLMFSYNIIFWLAGAAFIAVGFWAWSEKGILLDLTQVTQLHGFDPVWLVLVVGGVTFILGFAGCVGALRENICLLKFFSGVIGFIFILELTVAVLAVVFQSQVREWINDFFLANIRAYRDDIDLQNLIDSLQRMNHCCGAQEPEDWDMNVYFSCNGSHRSREKCGVPFSCCLTDPADSVVNTQCGYDVRNRPKRDWSDHIYVKGCITALEDWLPGNLYTVAIVFIVISLLQMVGIYLARTLISDIEKVKFSY, translated from the exons ATGTACTACTATCGATATGAGAGTGCTGAGGTCAGCTGCTGCTACAAATACCTGATGTTCAGTTACAACATCATCTTCTGG CTGGCTGGAGCTGCCTTCATTGCAGTTGGTTTCTGGGCGTGGAGTGAAAAG GGAATCCTGTTGGATCTGACCCAGGTGACCCAGCTGCATGGTTTTGACCCGGTCTGGTTGGTCCTGGTGGTGGGTGGGGTCACCTTCATCCTGGGCTTCGCTGGCTGTGTGGGAGcactgagagaaaacatttgtttgctaAAGTTT TTTTCCGGTGTGATCGGCTTCATCTTCATCTTGGAGCTGACGGTGGCGGTGCTGGCGGTGGTCTTTCAGAGTCAGGTCAGAGAATGGATCAACGACTTCTTCCTGGCAAACATCAGAGCGTACAGAGACGACATCGACCTGCAGAACCTCATAGATTCTCTGCAGAGGATG AACCACTGCTGTGGAGCTCAGGAACCAGAGGACTGGGATATGAATGTATATTTCAGTTGTAACGGGAGTCATCGCAGCAGAGAGAAGTGTGGAGTTCCtttctcctgctgcctcactgATCCTGCT gaCTCGGTGGTGAACACTCAGTGTGGCTACGACGTCAGAAACAGACCAAAG AGGGACTGGAGTGATCATATCTACGTTAAAGGTTGCATCACTGCGTTGGAGGACTGGCTGCCGGGGAATCTGTACACGGTGGCCATCGTCTTCATCGtcatctctctgctgcag ATGGTGGGGATCTACCTGGCCAGGACTCTGATCTCTGACATCGAGAAGGTCAAATTCAGCTACTGA
- the LOC141009339 gene encoding cytochrome c oxidase subunit 7A2-like, mitochondrial, with amino-acid sequence MYYKLSGVTQRLTGAPAAAYNPQGLRPVVPPASPPMIFASPTKLVSEAGSQVEYLGANRVPDLQKAFQTADGVPVHLKRGYMDRLLYRSTMGLTVGGVLYCLMALYIAAQPRNK; translated from the exons ATGTACTACAAGCTGAGCGGAGTGACGCAGCGGCTCACCGGAGCTCCCGCCGCCGCCTACAACCCGCAG GGTCTGCGTCCAGTTGTCCCACCTGCCTCCCCTCCAATGATCTTTGCGTCTCCGACCAAACTGGTGTCAGAAGCAGGAAGTCAGGTGGAGTACCTGGGAGCCAATCGAGTCCCTGACCTGCAGAAAGCCTTCCAG ACGGCGGACGGTGTCCCGGTCCACCTGAAGCGGGGCTACATGGACCGCCTGCTTTACCGGTCCACCATGGGTCTGACAGTTGGGGGGGTGCTGTACTGCCTGATGGCGCTCTACATCGCCGCCCAGCCCAGGAACAAGTGA
- the LOC141009834 gene encoding voltage-gated potassium channel regulatory subunit KCNG3-like — translation MKFGSSLCILNVGGRRFSFSAELMKRLPLSRLSRLHRCVSESELLELCDDYDRDRNEFFFDRHSEAFSFIMLYVQHGKLRFVPHMCELSFYNEMLYWGLESADLQPCCQRRLDDRLSDCFVHFFPEEEPRGPEEPRSRWLEMMRRTFEEPTSSLAAQILASVSMLFVIISMVMLCASTLPDWKTTETLDQHRIIEAVCIGWFTAECIIRFLVSRDKCEFVRRPLNIIDLLAITPYYVSVTVTIMTGENSQLQRAGVTLRVLRIMRIFWVIKLARHFLGLQTLGLTLRRCYREMMMLLIFICVAMAIFSALAQLLEHGLDLEAGNQDYASIPAACWWVIISMTTVGYGDMYPVTVAGRVLGGLCVVSGIVLLALPITFIYHSFVQCYHELKVRSARCTHSLSTEFIN, via the exons ATGAAGTTTGGCAGCAGTCTCTGCATCCTGAACGTCGGCGGTCGTAGGTTTTCCTTCTCGGCGGAGCTGATGAAGCGCCTCCCTCTCAGCAGACTCAGCCGGCTGCATCGCTGCGTGTCGGAGAGCGAGCTGCTGGAGCTCTGCGACGACTACGACCGTGACAGGAACGAGTTTTTCTTTGACCGCCACTCGGAGGCCTTCAGCTTCATCATGCTGTACGTGCAGCACGGGAAGCTGCGCTTTGTGCCTCACATGTGTGAGCTGTCCTTCTACAACGAGATGCTGTACTGGGGCCTGGAGAGCGCCGACCTGCAGCCGTGCTGCCAGCGGCGTCTAGACGACCGTTTGTCAGACTGCTTCGTCCACTTCTTCCCTGAGGAGGAGCCGCGGGGCCCCGAGGAGCCAAGGAGCCGCTGGCTAGAGATGATGAGGAGAACATTCGAGGAACCCACGTCTTCCCTGGCGGCGCAGATCCTCGCCTCGGTGTCGATGCTGTTTGTGATCATCTCCATGGTGATGCTGTGTGCCAGCACCTTACCGGACTGGAAGACCACCGAGACCCTGGACCAGCACAG GATCATTGAGGCGGTGTGTATTGGTTGGTTCACAGCAGAGTGTATCATCCGTTTCCTGGTGTCTCGGGACAAGTGTGAGTTTGTCCGTCGTCCTCTGAACATCATCGACCTGCTGGCCATCACGCCATACTACGTCTCCGTTACCGTGACAATCATGACAGGGGAGAACTCTCAGCTGCAGCGAGCCGGTGTCACACTGCGCGTCCTGCGCATCATGAGGATCTTCTGGGTGATCAAACTCGCTCGTCACTTCCTAGGCCTGCAGACACTCGGCCTGACGCTGCGGCGCTGCTACCGTgagatgatgatgctgctgatTTTCATCTGTGTCGCCATGGCGATCTTTAGCGCCTTGGCCCAACTGCTGGAGCATGGCCTGGACCTGGAGGCGGGAAACCAGGACTACGCCAGCATCCCTGCTGCCTGCTGGTGGGTCATCATCTCCATGACGACGGTGGGGTACGGGGACATGTACCCTGTGACGGTGGCGGGCCGCGTGCTGGGCGGCCTCTGCGTGGTGAGCGGCATCGTGCTGCTGGCGCTGCCCATCACCTTCATCTACCACAGCTTCGTCCAGTGCTACCACGAGCTGAAGGTACGCTCTGCCCGCTGCACCCACAGCCTGTCCACCGAGTTCATCAACTGA
- the LOC141009552 gene encoding LOW QUALITY PROTEIN: protein quaking-B-like (The sequence of the model RefSeq protein was modified relative to this genomic sequence to represent the inferred CDS: inserted 1 base in 1 codon): MVGEMEKPRASPDYLMQLMNDKKLMSGLPNFCGIFTHLERLLDEEISRVRKDMYIDTLNGSERISELPDAVGPNVQLQEKLYVPTKEHPDFNFVGRILGPRGLTAKQLEAETGCKIMVRGRGSMRDRKKEEQNRGKPNWEHLNEDLHVLITVEDSQNRAEIKLKRAVDEVNKLLVPAAEGEDSLKKMQLMELAILNGTYRDANIKPTSLTFSITGTSQTPRFLSGPAPVVAPPTTLRTPAPTGPALMPLIRQIQTVLPNGTPHPAALMQGAGPESGLIYAAPYDYPYALAPASILEYPLDSGGVLGKPAXPCSCDCSPTPHHHAHGQWSPAPTLLLRHAS; this comes from the exons ATGGTGGGGGAGATGGAGAAGCCTCGAGCCAGTCCGGATTATCTGATGCAGCTCATGAACGACAAGAAGCTGATGAGCGGGCTGCCGAACTTCTGCGGGATCTTCACGCACCTGGAGAGGCTGCTGGACGAGG agATCAGCCGTGTGAGGAAGGACATGTACATCGACACTCTGAACGGCTCAGAGAGGATCAGCGAGCTGCCGGACGCTGTCGGTCCAAACGTCCAACTGCAGGAGAAACTTTACGTCCCGACCAAGGAGCATCCagat TTTAACTTCGTCGGGAGGATTCTGGGTCCTCGCGGTCTGACGGCGAAGCAGCTGGAGGCGGAGACAGGATGTAAGATCATGGTGAGGGGGCGGGGCTCCATGAGAGACAGGAagaag gAGGAGCAGAATCGAGGGAAGCCTAACTGGGAGCACCTGAACGAGGACCTTCACGTCCTCATCACGGTGGAAGATTCTCAGAATCGAGCTGAGATCAAACTGAAACGAGCCGTTGATGAAGTCAACAAGCTGCTGGTGCCGGCG gcGGAGGGCGAGGACAGTCTGAAGAAGATGCAGCTGATGGAGTTAGCCATCTTGAATGGGACGTACAGAGATGCCAACATCAAACCCA cctctctCACCTTCTCTATAACAGGCACCTCTCAGACACCTCGTTTCCTCTCAGGCCCCGCCCCTGTTGTGGCCCCTCCCACCACTCTGCGTACACCTGCCCCGACAGGCCCCGCCCTCATGCCTCTTATTCGTCAGATCCAGACGGTGCTGCCCAATGGGACGCCTCACCCAGCGGCTCTGATGCAGGGGGCGGGGCCTGAGTCCGGTCTGATCTATGCAGCGCCGTACGACTACCCGTACGCTCTGGCGCCGGCCTCCATCTTGGAGTACCCTCTGGACTCAGGTGGGGTGTTAGGTAAACCCG CCCCCTGTTCCTGTGACTGCTCCCCCACACCACATCATCACGCTCACGGACAGTGGAGCCCCGCCCCCACGCTGCTCCTCAGACACGCCTCCTAA